A portion of the Bacillus sp. es.034 genome contains these proteins:
- a CDS encoding phosphogluconate dehydrogenase C-terminal domain-containing protein: MSLTVSVIGAGGKMGTRVTTNLAKHDHYDLLFCEKSELGIQSIKERGYEVTDTDEAVKKSDVVILAVPDVLLGKISSDVVSMMKSGAVLLTLDPAAAYSNELKLRNELTYVVAHPCHPSVFVEKFTREEHEDAFGGVAAKQDIVAALFYGEEDKYSIGEQVAIDMYAPVETCHRITVEQMAILEPTAAEVVACTTAVILKETLDEVVKMGVPEPAARAFLLGHIQIGLAVAFRGTNPFSDACQIAIDYGKEMIFKPDWKDVFEKEELDKVLKKMLQQA, translated from the coding sequence ATGAGTTTAACAGTTTCAGTTATTGGTGCAGGCGGGAAAATGGGAACAAGAGTAACAACGAATTTAGCAAAACATGATCATTACGACTTATTATTTTGCGAAAAATCTGAGTTGGGGATTCAATCTATCAAAGAACGTGGGTATGAGGTAACAGATACTGATGAAGCAGTAAAGAAAAGCGATGTCGTGATTCTTGCTGTTCCTGATGTGTTATTAGGTAAAATTTCAAGTGATGTGGTTTCAATGATGAAAAGTGGTGCAGTACTTTTAACTTTAGACCCCGCTGCTGCATACTCCAATGAATTAAAGTTAAGAAATGAATTGACTTATGTAGTTGCACACCCATGTCATCCTTCTGTGTTTGTGGAAAAGTTCACTCGTGAAGAGCACGAGGATGCTTTTGGAGGTGTTGCTGCAAAGCAAGATATCGTTGCTGCTTTGTTTTATGGAGAAGAAGATAAATATAGTATAGGAGAACAGGTTGCCATCGATATGTATGCCCCAGTCGAAACCTGTCACCGTATTACGGTTGAGCAAATGGCGATCTTGGAACCAACAGCTGCGGAAGTTGTAGCTTGTACAACAGCTGTTATCTTAAAAGAAACATTAGACGAAGTAGTGAAAATGGGTGTTCCAGAACCGGCGGCAAGGGCATTCTTGTTAGGTCATATTCAAATTGGCTTAGCAGTAGCCTTCAGGGGTACAAATCCATTCTCTGATGCATGTCAAATTGCCATCGATTATGGGAAGGAAATGATTTTCAAGCCTGATTGGAAAGATGTATTTGAGAAAGAAGAATTAGACAAAGTTCTTAAGAAAATGCTGCAACAGGCATAA
- a CDS encoding DeoR/GlpR family DNA-binding transcription regulator produces the protein MFMEERRNKILELLDNHQRITVKELSKELEVSEATLRNDLKDMEKEGFLKRTHGGAVLNDIEDNKVNFSDREKVNKEEKHIISMKAEQLIENNQCILLDASSTGLELARKIKHSSKRLTIVTNGIYTALELRDNPEFIVILIGGILRAGSSALESTISGDILNKINIDIMFTSASGFDFENGLTDFNMYEVELKKKMVQASNRVVALLDHTKLNKKSIASFAALDEIDMIITDDHMSKEDIEKLKVCNINYS, from the coding sequence ATGTTTATGGAAGAAAGGCGCAATAAGATTCTTGAACTATTAGATAACCATCAGCGAATTACAGTGAAAGAATTATCGAAAGAATTAGAAGTCTCTGAGGCTACATTGAGAAATGATTTAAAAGATATGGAAAAAGAAGGATTCTTGAAACGGACCCATGGTGGGGCTGTATTAAACGATATTGAAGATAATAAGGTGAATTTCTCAGATAGGGAGAAAGTGAATAAAGAAGAAAAGCATATTATTAGTATGAAGGCCGAGCAATTAATTGAAAATAATCAATGTATTTTACTTGATGCCAGTTCGACAGGGCTTGAGCTTGCGAGAAAAATAAAACATTCTTCAAAGCGGTTAACAATTGTGACCAACGGCATATATACTGCATTAGAACTTCGGGACAATCCTGAGTTCATCGTCATATTGATCGGCGGGATTTTAAGAGCGGGTTCCAGTGCATTAGAAAGTACGATCTCAGGTGATATACTAAATAAAATAAACATAGACATTATGTTTACTTCAGCAAGCGGTTTTGACTTTGAGAACGGGCTGACTGACTTTAATATGTATGAAGTGGAACTGAAGAAGAAGATGGTACAGGCTTCAAACCGTGTAGTGGCGCTTCTGGATCATACCAAATTAAATAAAAAATCAATTGCATCTTTTGCGGCGCTTGATGAAATTGATATGATCATAACGGATGATCATATGTCAAAGGAAGATATTGAAAAATTAAAGGTATGTAATATTAACTATAGTTGA
- a CDS encoding membrane lipoprotein lipid attachment site-containing protein → MKKVIMFLLALTLLSACSSEDTNQKESNKDSGKKEESVEVDKKLFNVEITLPASMFEDKNLETIQADAKENGIKEVTKNEDGSITYKMSKSVHKELMKDIATSIEESVEEMKTSEDYVSIKDITHNDSFSIFTVVVDQAAYENSMDGFATLTLGMSGMMYQLYDGVSEDDYSVKIKMEDKTSGKTFDEVVYPDALEETEEG, encoded by the coding sequence ATGAAAAAAGTAATAATGTTTTTATTAGCTCTAACACTTTTAAGTGCTTGCTCTTCAGAAGATACCAATCAGAAAGAGAGTAACAAGGATTCTGGAAAGAAAGAAGAGAGCGTTGAAGTAGATAAAAAGTTATTCAACGTGGAAATTACTCTGCCCGCCTCCATGTTCGAAGATAAAAACCTTGAAACGATCCAGGCTGATGCAAAAGAAAACGGCATTAAGGAAGTAACAAAAAATGAAGATGGATCCATCACATATAAAATGTCTAAATCCGTTCATAAAGAACTAATGAAAGACATTGCTACAAGTATTGAAGAATCGGTTGAAGAAATGAAGACAAGTGAAGACTATGTGTCCATTAAAGACATTACTCATAATGATTCTTTCTCCATTTTTACGGTAGTAGTAGATCAAGCTGCCTATGAAAATAGCATGGACGGTTTTGCCACTTTAACGCTTGGTATGTCCGGAATGATGTATCAACTCTATGACGGGGTAAGCGAGGATGATTACTCTGTCAAGATTAAAATGGAAGATAAAACTTCTGGTAAGACATTCGATGAAGTTGTCTATCCAGATGCCCTTGAAGAGACAGAAGAAGGTTAA
- a CDS encoding AEC family transporter — protein MDIFITVMLPVLLIFGFGYSIQKWKKLNITSVSTVALYVLIPCLVFNTIYKAELDHTYVQMIIFSSILLASLVIINKIYARLKKHPTSVENGLILSTAFMNSGNYGAPIILFAFGEKAFALAVTFMVLQQIIMNFFGVYYAARGKDGIKVAIKSVFEMPPTYALIGALILNLSNVSVSGNLLSVIEIVGNAAIPLVMIILGMQLANLKLGNFQWAEISYGIMTRMILSPIIAYIITITLMDLDPLLRNVLIVASAMPSAATTVLYALQYKTEPELVSSITLVSTLVSVISITVLLNLVS, from the coding sequence ATGGACATTTTCATAACGGTGATGCTGCCAGTCTTACTTATATTTGGATTTGGGTATAGCATTCAAAAGTGGAAAAAATTAAATATTACATCGGTATCGACTGTAGCATTGTATGTATTAATCCCATGTTTGGTTTTTAATACGATCTATAAAGCTGAATTGGACCATACCTATGTCCAAATGATTATTTTTTCATCTATTTTATTGGCTTCACTCGTTATCATCAATAAGATATACGCTCGTCTAAAAAAGCATCCAACATCTGTTGAAAATGGATTGATCCTCTCAACGGCATTTATGAATTCAGGTAATTATGGGGCACCAATCATCCTTTTCGCATTTGGAGAAAAAGCTTTCGCCTTAGCGGTTACCTTTATGGTTTTACAACAGATAATCATGAATTTTTTTGGGGTTTATTATGCGGCGAGGGGAAAAGATGGAATAAAGGTTGCAATTAAATCGGTGTTTGAAATGCCGCCGACCTATGCATTGATCGGTGCTTTGATACTAAATTTGAGCAATGTTTCTGTTTCTGGAAATTTACTTTCTGTAATTGAGATAGTAGGAAATGCAGCTATTCCACTAGTAATGATTATTTTAGGGATGCAGTTGGCTAACCTTAAATTAGGAAATTTTCAATGGGCTGAAATCTCGTATGGAATTATGACGCGGATGATTCTTTCGCCGATTATAGCCTATATTATTACGATTACTTTAATGGATTTAGACCCCTTACTGAGAAATGTTCTGATTGTCGCGAGTGCCATGCCTTCTGCTGCAACGACCGTTTTATATGCATTGCAATATAAAACAGAACCAGAATTAGTATCCAGTATAACGTTGGTGTCTACCCTGGTAAGTGTCATTTCTATCACTGTGTTATTGAACCTTGTCAGCTAG